The genome window TCATCAGGATCTGTGAACGTCAGGGAGTCCCCGTCCTCGCCGACATGGCCTACATCGGCGCGGGCAAGTGGGTCACCACCCCCAAGCGCCGGCCGCCCCAAGGTGAACTCACCACGACCGAGCAGACGGTCAACCCGGCCTTGTCCGCCGCTCGCGTACCCGTCGAACGAGCAGTCGCCCGCCTGAAATCCTGGCGAATCTTCCGTCGCGCCCGCTGCAGCCCGAACCGCATGACGTCAATCGCCAAGGCCGTCCTCACTCTGGAGCGGCACCGTTGAAAACCCTCACCGACCAGTGCGGCGGCCCCAGCCTTCGGCGTTCCGAGCGTGATCGGCTGGTTCGGGCTCGGATGAGCATGAACTACGACTGAAGGCGGGGTGGAGGGGCGTGGGGCGGCAACACCGCTGCGTACGCCGATCCGTGCGAATCCCCGACCCCACGACCAGAAGCGGTCATCCGCCCTCACGATTCCGGCCCACGGCGTCGACGTCTCGCACCGACACGGAGCTGGTTCCGCGGCTCGCCGACGCGGACCGCTGGTGAGCAGCCGATGCCGAGTCAGGGTGAGGCCCTGCCATCGTGCGCCCACCGCACCGCGATCACCCGCTACAGCCCCGGCGTGACCACCTGTGTCGGGCCCGCCGGCGGCCCGGTCCGGCCGCACCCGGTCACGGTCGACGTCGTTCCCGTCCCCGAAGGCAGGACGGCGCCGAAGAACCCTACGCATCAGTGTGCTGGAGCCCCGCGAGGGCTACCGGGTCACCGGTCCGATCGCCATGGTGGTCGTCGACTGCGCGGATCCGCGGGCCATGGCCCGGTTCCGGGGTGGGGCGACGGACCGGGCCGTGCACGAGATGACCGACGATCAGGGCGTCCTGCGCCCTCCGCGGGGAGTCCGCCCCTACTGGGAGTTCCTCCGCACGCGCGCCGCGGCCCCCGTCCCGGACCGCGTCCGTCTCGGCCTGCTGCCGTACCCCGGTCACGACAAGACGGCGGGCGGAGGTGGCCCGGCCGCGCGCCCTCGGCGCCACCGGCCTCGACCCGGTCCTCGGCCGGGGTGACGTCCAGTGGACGTGCCCGGCCGGCCCGGAGGGCCACGGGTTCCGCGTCCTCGCGCCGCCCTGACACGGGAGCCGCGAACGTCCCGGATTCTCCGTCACCCCGGCACCTCGTGAGCCCTGACGGCTCACACGCCCTTTCCCTCCGGGAGGCCGTCCAGAAGGCCGGAGGCCCGGCCGTCGGTCGCCCTCCTGATGAGCTCCTCCATCACGGTGAGTGGCAGGGACGGGTTGGCGGCCGCGGCTTCCGCCACCGGGGCGGCGGGGTCGGAGAGCAGCTCGCCGACGACCTCCGGCAGGAGTGCCGGGTGGCGGGCGGCGAGCGGTGCGGCCCGCTCGTCCGTCAGGCAGGGCAGGAGCGCCGGGGCCGTCGCCCGGGGGTGCCGGGCGATCTCACGGAACGCCTTCCGCACCGGGGGCCGGTGCCGGGCCAGCTGCTCCAGCAGTGCCGGGGTGGCGTCCGGATTGGCCGCCACCCGGGCGACGACCTGGACCCCGAACCGATCGACCATGGCCCGCAGCCGCGCTTCGGCGAGGCCGGGGTGGGGCGCTATGGACTTGGCCACCTTCGCGTCCGGATCGTCGGCCAGCGCGTCCCGGACACCGGCCGGCAGATCACGCCGCTCGGCGAGCAGCATCCGGACGACGGCGTGCGGCGACCGTGCCAGTTCCTCGATCTCGGCGGTCGTGGCGGAGGCGATCCGCGGCAGGAGGGTGCCGCCGATCCTGGTGGTGGCGGCCAGCCGGGCGAGCACGTCGAGCGGCAGCCGGGGGTTGTGCGCGAGCGCGCGCCGGACCTCCGGGGAGGTGTCGTCGGCCAGCGTGTGGATCAGGGGGTCGTCGATCGCGGGGTTCTCCGCGAGGTCGGCGCGGACACCGGGTGTGGGGTCCGCGGCGAGCCGCGCGTACGTCTCCGGGGGCAGACCGGGGCGGGCCGCGAGCGCCCAGCGGAGGACCGTCGAGGGGTGGTCGGCGAAGCCCGCGACCGCCTCCGCCGGTGTGGCGGGGTTCTTGAGGGCGGCCCAGAGCGTGTCGAGCGCGGTGGATTCGTGGGAGCCGTCGCAGGAGGCGCCGGGCCGCAGATCGCAGTCGAGGCGGGAGCAGTCCGGGGAGTGCGTGAACGCCGGCTCGTCCCGGTCGCAGACCAGGCAGCTCCGCGCGGGCGGCAGCCCCTCACCGCCGACGAGCGCGGCCAGTGTGTCCGGTGGTGTCGCCTCGTTCACGGCCACCGCGCGGCGCACCTCGGCGTGGGGATGCCGCGCGAGCCGGGCGGCCGTATCCGGCGCGGTCCACAGGGCCAGCTCCGCGACGACCCGTACGTCCGGGTCCGCGGCCAGTGTCTCCACCACGTCCGGGGGCAGACCGGGGCAGGCGGCCAGCTTCTCCCGGTGCCGGACCACCGGGTCCGCCGCGAGGAGGCGGGCCCACTCGGGGTCGCCGGTGCCCTCGTCGAGCAGGGCGAGGGCGACGAGCGGCTGGACCGTGGGATCGACGTCGGCGGCGGTGAGCCCGCCCTCGTACGCCAGCCACACCCCGAGCGCCTCGTCCCGCCCGGCCAGCGTCACCGCCCGCGCCCGGCCGAGATCGGCACGGCGGCCGAGCTGATGGTCGATCTCGGCGTCCGCCATCGCGAGCAGCCGGTCGACCAGCCCGGACGGCAACGCCGGATTGGCGGCGAGCCCACAGAGAAGATGATGCACGGAGGGCATCCTGCACGGGGCCCCCGCCCCACGGCACATGGTTTTCGACGGACGGCGGAGGCTGGAGCGGCGCGTCCGGTCAGCGGCGGCGGGTGTCGTCCGCCTGGGTGGCCGCTCGTTCCGCGTTGCGCTTCTTGACGCGGGCGCCTTCCTTGCGGACCTCGGCCTGGGTGGCGCGCTCCTTGCGCAGCCACTCGGGGCTTTCCTGCTTCAGGGACTCGATCTGCTCGGTGGTAAGGGCCTCGGTGACTCCGCCGCGGGCGAGCCCCGCGATGGAGACGCCCAACTTCTCGGCGACCACGGGACGGGGGTGCGGGCCGTTGCGGCGCAGCTCCTCCAGCCAGGCCGGCGGGTCCGTCTGGAGCGCGGTCAGCTCGGCGCGCGAGACGACGCCCTCCTGGAACTCCGCGGGGGTGGCCTGGAGATACACACCCAGCTTCTTCGCCGCGGTGGCGGGCTTCATGGTCTGGGTGGTCTGGTGCGACGTCATGGGGTCAAGGGTATCGACCGTGTGCGCGACCGCCGACCACGACCGCCGACCACGACCGGCCCCGCGCCCATTAGCCTGGTCACGTGACAGGCTCGGAAGCATCCCCCTCATCTCCCGCATCCCCCGCATCCCCTTCGTTCCGGCTCGCGTACGTCCCGGGAGTGACGCCCACCAAGTGGGTGCGGATCTGGAACGAGCGGTTGCCCGACATCCCCCTGACCCTCCTCCAGGTGACGGCCGGCGAGGCGTTCGGCGTGCTGCGGGACGGCGGCGCCGACGCCGGCTTCGTACGGCTGCCGGTGGACGACACCGACCTCAGCGCGATCCCCCTCTACACCGAGACCACGGTGGTCGTGATCCCCAAGGACCATGTCGTCGCGGCGGTGGACGAGGTGACCACCGAGGACCTCGCGGACGAGGTGGTCCTGCACCCCCTGGACGACACCCTCGACTGGGAGCGCCCACCGGGAGAGCCGGCGTTCGAGCGCCCCGCCACCACGGCCGACGCGATCGAGCTGGTGGCGGCCGGGATCGGGCTCCTGCTCGTCCCCCAGTCGCTCGCCCGTCTGCACCACCGCAAGGACCTCACCTACCGCCCGGTCACGGACGCCCCCGAGTCCCGCGTCGCCCTCTCCTGGCCCCAGGACGCGACCACCGACCTGGTCGAGGACTTCATCGGCATCGTCCGGGGCCGCACGGTCAACAGCTCCCGGGGCCGCGCGAAGCCCCCGGAGGAGAAGCAGCCCCCGAAGGCCAAACGCCCGGCCGCGCCCCGACGCCAGCCCACGACGGCCCGGGGCCAGCGCAACGCGAAGAGCGGCGGCAGGCCCGGAAAGCCCCGCCGCCGCTCGTAGGTGAGGCGCGCCCCTTGGATGGGCCGCAGGTCCGACAAGGGGCGCGGGGCTGTGTCACCATGCGGCTCCGCCGCGTGGGCGCGACCAGCCCCCACCCACCCGCACCCGGCTCACAGAGCCCAGGCCGCTCCCCCCGTCACCGCTCCTTGATCCTCAAGAACGTCACAGAGTTCGCCGGAAACGTATAGCTGAACTCCTCGGCCACCCCACTGAACGTGGACTTCACCGGCGCCACCGGCGTAGCCGTCTCCGTGTTCACCGCGTCCGGCGCCGCCGCCAGCGTGGTCACCCGCGCCGTCGAACGCACCTGCGCACCCCCCAGATCGATCGCCGCCCGCGCGGCGACCCCCTGCGCGTTGACGACCTTGACGATCAGGTCACCGGTCTCCGCGTCCCGGGTCACCACCTGCCGGAACGGCTCCGCCGGCTTGTCGTCGGTGAAGGAGCCCCACTCCTTGCCGTCGAGCAGCAGGGTCACCTGCCGCCCCCGCACCTTGACCTCGACGTCGTACGTACGGCCCGTCTCGATCGTGCCCGGCTTGGAGATCAGCGAGGACTTGCCGCCGTCGACGGCCTGCTCGACCGCGCTGGTGGTGTTGTTCCAGCCGCCGAGGTTCCACCAGTAGTAGTTGCCGGTGTCCTTGACGCCGAAGGCGACGAGGAAGCCCTCCTTGCCCGCCTTCTTGGTGGCCCTCACCTTCAGGTCGTAGTCGTGCCAGGCGGTGTCACCGGCGGAGACCATGGTGTTCTCGGCGGCCACGTCGGTCTGCACGTACTGCCCGTCCTGGACGGTCCAGCTGCCCCTGCCGGTGTGGGTCCACTGCGAGGCGTCCCCGCCGAAGTCGTCGGTGAGCAGGGAGGTGCCGTCGGCCGAGGTCACCGACACATCGTCGTACGCCGCCGTCGTCGCCCAGGTGGACAGGCCCACCGCTCCGGTGATCGGGCCGGTCAGCGCGGGCGTCCCGGTGGCCGTGGACGGGACCACGCGGTCGCCGACGTTGGTCATGAAGAGCTTCTGGGTCTCGTAGTTGGCGGAGTTCCAGGAGGCGTGGTTGTTGAACCAGATCATGTCGGGGCTCCACTGCACATAGTCCTCGTTGGCGAGGAGCGGTGCGTAGGAGGCGAGTTTCACGATGTCGGCGTTGCGCTCCAGGCCGGTCATGAACGCGGCTTCGGAGAGGGCGTTCTTGAAGGCGTTGCCCTGGGAGGCGTACTCGCCGAGGAAGACCTTCGGGCCGCCGCGGTCGTAGGAGTCGTAGCGGTCGTTGTTCTGGAGGAACCACTGCGGGCTGTTGTAGTAGTGCTCGTCGACCATGTCGACGTGTCCCTCGCGGTTCAGTTTCCAGGCGGCGTCGAAGGTGGTGCCCGTGTCGTCGGGGCCGGAGTTCGAGATCACCGTGATGTCGGGGTACTTCGCCTCGATGGCGGCCCGGAACTTCTGGAAGCGGGCGAAGAACTCGTTCGGCAGGTTCTCCTCGTTGCCGACGCCGAGGTGGGTGAGGTGGAAGGGCTTCGGGTGGCCCATCTCGGCCCGCTTCTTCCCCCACTCGCTGGTCACGGGGCCGTTGGCGAACTCGATGAGGTCCAGGGTGTCCTGGATGTGCCGCTGGAGGAGGGCCTCGTCGTCGGTGGCCCGGTTCTGGCCGCAGCCGGTGACGAGAGCGGGCACCACGGGCAGCGGCATCGCGCCGATGTCCTCGGAGAACTGGAAGTACTCGTAGTAGCCGAGGCCGTAACTCTGGTTGTAGCCCCAGAAGTTGGCGTTGGTGGCGCGCTGCTCGACCGGGCCGATGGTGTCCTTCCACTGGTACGCGCGCTTGCGCTCCCAGTTCGAGGCCTCGCTGTAGTCCTGCATGGAGCCGGTGTTGACGAGGCAGCCGCCGGGGAAGCGGACGAAGCCCGGCTCGAGGGCGGCGATCTTCTCGGCGAGGTCCTCGCGCAGGCCGTTCTTGTGGCCCTTGTAGGTGTCGCGCGGGAAGAGGGACACCTCGTCGACGGCGGCGGCTCCGGCGGCGGTGACGGTGAGACGGCCGTGCGAGCTGGTCCGGGTGGCCCTGAAGGAGACCTTGTGCTTGGCCCAGCCGTTCTTCACGGTCACCTCGCGAGCCTCGGCGAGCGTGCCGTCGGCGTCCTGGAGGGTCACTGTCAGCGCCGTACGGCTGTCGGCGCGGGCCCACACGGAGAAGTTGTACCTCTCGCCCTCCTCGACGTGGACGCCCGTGTTGTAGCCGGCGTTGGTGACGGACGAACCGGCGCCCAGGGAGAGGTAGTTGCGGTTGCGTTCGTTGAGTCGGCCGGCGTCGTTCACGACCTGTGCGGTGCCGTCGACGGTCCAGGAGGTGAGGGGGGTGTAGGCGCTGTTGTCGGCGGTCGAGTACTCGAAGGACCGGTTCTGCACCAGCTCGGCGTAGAGCCCGCCGTCGGCGGCCCGGTTGATGTCCTCGAAGAAGACGCCGTACATGGTGTCGTCGATCTGCGCGCCGTCGGCGGACGGGTCGACGGTGATCGCGTAGTCGGTGACGTCCTCGGCGTGCGCGGGCGCCGGGACGGAGGCGGCGGCCACCAGGAAGGCGGTGGCGGTGAGGCCGAGTCTCCAACGGGTGCGGGTGCTGCGTGACATGGATACTCCGCGGCTCGGGGTGGGGGTCAAGGAGTGACAGGAGCTGTTCGAAATGTCAGACGATGATCAGCACTTCGAACGGCAAGATAGGGAGGTGACCGAGACAGCGTCAACGGGTCGCACAGCACCGAAAGTGTCGGACGTAAGTGTCGGGCGTAGTCGGAAGTGGTCGGAAGTGAAGGACGGATGAGCGGTTTCCTGCCAGTTCCCGATGTGCTGGCCCATCTCTCCGGGCATTGGCGGGTCCTGCGGTCCGTGCGGGATCTCGCGAGCGGGGCCGAGGGGGAGTTCACGGGGACGACCGTTTTCAGCCCGCTGGACGGAGGCGGTCTCCCGCACCGGGAGAGCGGGACATTCGTCTGGCAGGGCGTCCCGCGCCCCGCCGAACGCACCCTGCGCTTCCTGCCGGGCCCCGCCCCCGGCACGGCGGACGTCCGTTTCGCCGACGACCGCCCCTTCCACGACCTGGACCTGACCACCGGCCACTGGCGCACGGACCACCCCTGCGTGGCCGACCTCTACCGGGGCGAGTTCGAGGTCCACGACGAGAACCACTGGCGGACGACCTGGCAGGTCGGCGGCCCCACGAAGGACCTGCTCCTGATCACCGACCACACCCGCGAGCCCCCTCACCGGGGCCCTAGCTCGCGGCGCCCAGCCGCAGGTTCCAGCGGCCCGCGTGGCCCGCGACCGTGACGGTCGACAGGGGGCGGATGTCCATGTTCCAGTACGACGACGGCGGCGCCTTCAGCGCGTAGACCAGGGCGGCGCGCAGTACGGACGGCTCGGCGACGGCGACGACACGGCCGCCCTCGCCCACGGGTCGGGTTTCGAGCCAGCCGCCTATGCGGGAGATGAACCCGATCAGCGACTCGCCGCCGTGCGGGGTGGCGTGCGGGTCGGCGAGCCAGGCGTCCACGGCCGACGGCTCCCGGGCCATGGCCTCGCCGAGCGTGAAGCCGCGCCAGCGGCCCATGTCGCAGTCCCGCAGCGCGGGCTGGGCCAGCGGCGCGTAGCCGAGGGCGTCGCCGGTGGCCCGGGAGCGGGGCGTGGGTGAGCAGTAGCGCAGCTCGGCCGCCGCCAGCGGCACCAGTTCATGGGCGGCGCGCTGCACCTCGTCCCAGCCGGCCTGGTCCAGCGGCCGGTCGTCCTCGAAACGCTCCGCGAGCAGCGAGGAGCAGCGCGCGGCGGCGACGAACGTGACCCGAAGAGGCATGCGGCGATGGTGGAACGGGGTACCGCGCAGGTCAAGAGGCGTTACTCAGGAGTTACCCGGGGTATCCGGCCCCTCACTCCAGCAGCAGCGCCATCCACTGGTCGGGCTTGGCGAGCGGTTCGAACCCGAGCTTGGCGTAGACACCGTGCGCGTCGTGCGTGGCCAGCAGGACGCGCCGGAGCCCGTACGACCGCAGCCGCTCGCACACACCCGCGACCAGCGCGGTGCCGAGCCCCTTCCCCCGCGCCTCGGGGGCCACGTACACATCGCAGAGCCAGGCGAACGTGGCCCGGTCGGTCACCACCCGCGCGTACGCCACCTGTTCCCCCGAACCCACCTCGTACACCCCGTAGTTGAGCGACCCCCGGATCGCGTGCTCCTGCTTCTCCCGGGGGCGGCCGAGGGCCCAGTACGCGTCGGTGGACAGCCAGTGGTGGACCCGTCCGACGTCGATGCGGCCGGGGTCGTCGGACAGCTCGTAGCCTTCGGGGAGGCCTTGGTTCGACTCGTCGCTCATGGCTGGACGTTCGCAGGTCACGGGCCCGCTGTCGAACCGTTTACGGCCTCCTTCAGCCGCCGTACGCCCTCCACGATCTCCCCCGCCCCCGCGACCCCGGCGAAGCTCAACCGCAGGTGCCCGGCCGGGGGTTCGGCACTGAAGTAGGGGCGGCCGGGGGTGACGGCCACGCCCGCGCGGAGGGCGGCGGCCACCAGGCCCGGTTCGTCCGTGCCGTCCGGGAGGCGCAGCCACAGGTGGTAGCCGCCGGAGGGGATGTGCGGCAGGGCGAGTTCGGGGAGGCGGACACCCAGCTCGGACGTCAGGGTGTTCCGGCGGTTCTTCAACTCCCGTGACACCGAACGGAGATGGCGGGGCCAGGCGGGCGAGCCGACGAGTTCGAGGGCGGCCTCCTGAAGGGGGCGCGGTACGAAGAAGGTGTCGACGACCTGGATGGCGCGCAGCCGTTCCAGGACCGGGCCCCGGGCGGCCAGGGCGCCCACCCGGAAGCTGGGCGAGGTCGCCTTGGTCAGCGAGGACACATGCACGACCACACCGTCGGGATCGTCGGCCGCCAGGGGCCGGGGCAGCGGCCCCGCGTCCTCGTGCGCGAGCCGGCGGACGAAGTCGTCCTCCACGACGAAGGCGCCCGCCTCCCGGGCGATCCGCAGCACCTCGCCCCTGCGGTCGGCCGACAGGACGGCGCCGGTGGGGTTCTGGAACAGCGGCTGGCAGACGAGGACGCGGGCGCCGGAGGCCTTGAACGCGTCGGCGAGCAGGGCGGGCCGGACCCCGTCCGCGTCCATGGGCACCGGAACGGGCCGCAGCCCGGCCGCCCGCGCGATCGCCAGCATGCCCGGATAGGTGGGCGACTCCACCAGCACGGGCGCCCCGGGCGGGGCGAGCGCGCGCAGGGCGGTGGTCAGCGCGGACTGGCCGCCCGCCGCGACGATCACCTCGGCCGCGGTGATCGCCCCGCCGATGCTCCGCGCGAACCACTCGCGCAGTTCCGGCACGCCCTCGACCGGCGGTCTCGCCCACACCCCGGGCCGCCGCCCGGCCCTCGACAGGGCCGCGCCCATGGCCTGCTCCGGCTGGAGCGCCGGATGCAGATAGCCGCCGTTGAACTCGATCACCCCGGGCGGCGGAGAGGCCAGCGAGACCAGCACCCCGGAGGCGTCGACCGTGCGGGGCGACGGCTCGGCACCGCCGTCGGCGCTCAGCGCGACCTCCTGCCAGGAGGTGTCCCCGACGGCCGCGGCCCCGCTCGCGCGCGGCCGGGCCCGGAAGGCGCCCGCGCCCGGCCGGGTCACCACGAGCCCCTCGGCGGCCAGTTGCGCCAAGGCCCGGGAGACGGTCACCGGGCTCACCCGGAACCGCTGGACGAGCGCCCGGCTCGACGGCAGCTTTCCCTCGGGTGAGTAGCGGTCCAGCTCCTTCCGCAGCTGTTCCACCAGTTCCGCGACACTGCTACGCTCGTGCATGAGAGCAGAGAGTAGCGCTATCGCCCACGATTCAGTAGCGGTGGGCAGCGGCCCGGAAAGCACCGAGCCGCGCCGGGCGGCCCCGGACACCGGCCACCACCGCCCGCGCCTCCGCAGCGGCGGCACCCTTCAGGCGGCCCTCGGTGTCACCGCGTTCTCCCTCACCTTCCCGGCCACCGCCTGGGGCCTGGAAGGCTTCGGCCCCTGGTCCCTGGTCGCCGTGCGGAGTGTGCTCGCGGCGGTCATCGCGGGGAGCTGTCTGCTGGCGCTGCGCGTACGTGTGCCCGGCCGTCGGCACTGGGCGGGGCTCGCGGTCGTGGCCGCCGGAGTGGTCGTCGGCTTCCCGCTGCTCACCACGCTCGCCCTGCGGACCTCGACCACCGCGCACGCCGCCGTCGTGGTCGGTCTGCTGCCGCTGACGACCGCCCTGTTCTCGGCGCTGCGCATGGGCACCCGCCCCTCGCGCACCTTCTGGGCCGCCGCCCTCGCCGGGGCCGCCGCCGTCCTCGTGTTCACCGTGGCCCAGAGCGGCGGGGCCCTCACCGCGGCCGACCTCTATCTCTTCGGCGCCCTGCTGGTGTGCGCGGCCGGCTACACCGAGGGCGGCCGGCTGGCCCGGCTGATGCCCGGCTGGCAGGTCATCGGCTGGGCGCTGGTGCTCTGTCTGCCGCTGACCGTGCCGGGCGCGCTGCTGGCCCTGTCGTACGAGCCGGTCGAGCTGACCGCGCACGGTGTGGCCGGGCTGCTCTGGGTGGCGGCCGGGTCCCAGTTCCTGGGGCTGGTCGTCTGGTACCGGGGCATGGCGGCGATCGGCATACCGAAGGCCAGCCAGTTGCAGCTGGCGCAGCCGCTGCTCACACTGGTGTGGTCGGTGCTGCTCCTCGGTGAGCAGCTCACCCCGGCCGCGCCCCTGACGGCCGTCGCCGTGCTGGTCTGTATCGCGGTCACCCAGCGCTCCTCCGCCTGAGGGCGCCGGAGAACCCGTACGCACACCGGCCCATCCGGCGCCGCCCGCAATAGACTGCGGTCACGGACCGCCACTCCCGTGCGAGACGAGGAGGCCCCCGATGCAGGCAGCTGTAGGCGACACCCTGCTGGTGCACGGCAGGACCGTCGGGCACCACGACCGGACCGCGCAGGTCCTGGAGGTGCTCGGCCAGAACGGGAACCCGCCCTACCGGGTCAGGTTCGAGGACGACGGACACGAGGCGCTGATGTCCCCCGGCCCGGACACGGTCGTCCGGCACCCCGGGGACCCGAGGTAACCACCCCGCCTCCGGCACTCAGCGCGGTGGCTCCGCCGACCGCTGATAGTGGTCGGCGACCACCCGCGCCATCGCACCGATCTTGTCGATCCCGACCTCCTTGGCCGAGAAGAAGACATGCCCGCGCGCCTCGGGGAAGTCGCGGGCCAGTGTGAGATGCGCCGACAGTTCGGCCGGGTTCTGCCAGGCCGCGGGCTGGGCCGGGTCGCCGGCCTTGTACAGGGCCTCCCCGATGTACAGCCGGGTCCCGGTGTCCCGGGCGGTCTCCGCCCACCAGGGCAGCAGCTTCGCGTAGTCGGCGGCGGCGAAGCCGATGTTCCAGTACAGCTGCGGGCAGAAGTCCTGACACCGCGTCAATCTCGGTCATGTCCCCTGTAGTGGTGTAACCGTGTCGGGTGCTGTGGCCGGATGCGGTCAGGGGGGCAAGGCTTCGAACAGCCTCCTGGCATGCTGTCCGGCCCGGGGCTGGTTCCTCACCGGATGTTCCGTCACCCGTTCCGGATGCAGGACACAGGGGGCGGGCCAGTAGTCCTCCCGCTCGCAATATTCACCTCTGATTCCGCGAATGAAGCGCCGAATGGGCCTGCCGGAGGGAGGATCTGGCTGGGGTTTTCCTTCTTGATCACCTGACGCCCAGTCGAAGTTGACAGTGCCACAACTTCGGCTCGCTGTTGGGCAGCTGCTTGTCGAAGACTTCCTTGCCGGCCGGTGTGAGCCCGTGGCCGTGGTGGGCGCTCTTCCTCGGACTCAATGATCATGAAACCGGACGTTACGCCACTTCGCCGAAGCCCTGCGCCACGACGGACGGCTTCTACTAACCTCGATCGTCAGCGGGGTTCGGTGGCTGACTCGCTTGGCAGTTCGCCCGTAATGTCCTCGGGCCGTTCGAGGTGGGCCGTCGCGTGACGCTGCGGGTGCGCCGGGCTCCACGGGCCCGGAGTGCTGCCGGTCTTCTCCTTCCTGGTCCTTGTCGCGGCAGTACCCGGCTGTCAGGTGACAGTTGGGAGGGTGGTGAGCCGCTGCCAGCAGGTGGTGAACGCTTTTGCCCAGGGCCAGGTCGCGTCGATACGCAGCCATCGGCGTCGGGCGTGGTCGGCGAGGCGGGCAGGCAGGCAGGTGATAGAGGCGGAAGCGCATGGTCTTGGGCTCGGCGTCGGTCAGGCCCTCGACGTCGTGCAGGGTCAGCAGCCGCACCCAGGCGTCGAGATCACTGGCGAGGTTCGCGGCGAGCATCCAGCCACGGTTCACTTCCCAGGAGGCGGAGGGCAAGTTGTCCAGCCCCGTCGCCTTGTTGGTGCGGACCCGGTCCTCGACGCCGGCGTGTGAGCGGTGCAGCACGTCCAGGAACTGGCTGTGGCCCGAGCCGGCGATACCCCACATGTGCCGGATATTGGTGGCGGAGATGCAGTACCGCCAGCCGGTCTTCTTCTCGAGGACGGTCAGTTTCTTCAGGTGCCGCCGGGTGGGTCTGACGCGGCGCACCTCGCCGGGAACCCGGTGGGCGCGGCAAGAAGATGCCCGGTATCGCGGCCCGTCTCAGCCGGCGAGGAGTTCGGCGACCTCCCGGCGGATGTAGGGCAGGTCCGTGTAGAGCGTGCCTGGGCATTCGGTGCTCGCCCAGTCGCGGTGCCCGCCGATGGCCGGCACGGTGCGCACCACATTGCTGACGGGATTGCGGTAGACCACGTCGGCCAGCGGGTCCACCCCGTGACGGCCCGCGAGTTCGGCCAGCAGCCGGGCC of Streptomyces phaeolivaceus contains these proteins:
- a CDS encoding DUF5997 family protein, with product MTSHQTTQTMKPATAAKKLGVYLQATPAEFQEGVVSRAELTALQTDPPAWLEELRRNGPHPRPVVAEKLGVSIAGLARGGVTEALTTEQIESLKQESPEWLRKERATQAEVRKEGARVKKRNAERAATQADDTRRR
- a CDS encoding LysR family substrate-binding domain-containing protein; amino-acid sequence: MTPTKWVRIWNERLPDIPLTLLQVTAGEAFGVLRDGGADAGFVRLPVDDTDLSAIPLYTETTVVVIPKDHVVAAVDEVTTEDLADEVVLHPLDDTLDWERPPGEPAFERPATTADAIELVAAGIGLLLVPQSLARLHHRKDLTYRPVTDAPESRVALSWPQDATTDLVEDFIGIVRGRTVNSSRGRAKPPEEKQPPKAKRPAAPRRQPTTARGQRNAKSGGRPGKPRRRS
- a CDS encoding alpha-L-arabinofuranosidase C-terminal domain-containing protein gives rise to the protein MSRSTRTRWRLGLTATAFLVAAASVPAPAHAEDVTDYAITVDPSADGAQIDDTMYGVFFEDINRAADGGLYAELVQNRSFEYSTADNSAYTPLTSWTVDGTAQVVNDAGRLNERNRNYLSLGAGSSVTNAGYNTGVHVEEGERYNFSVWARADSRTALTVTLQDADGTLAEAREVTVKNGWAKHKVSFRATRTSSHGRLTVTAAGAAAVDEVSLFPRDTYKGHKNGLREDLAEKIAALEPGFVRFPGGCLVNTGSMQDYSEASNWERKRAYQWKDTIGPVEQRATNANFWGYNQSYGLGYYEYFQFSEDIGAMPLPVVPALVTGCGQNRATDDEALLQRHIQDTLDLIEFANGPVTSEWGKKRAEMGHPKPFHLTHLGVGNEENLPNEFFARFQKFRAAIEAKYPDITVISNSGPDDTGTTFDAAWKLNREGHVDMVDEHYYNSPQWFLQNNDRYDSYDRGGPKVFLGEYASQGNAFKNALSEAAFMTGLERNADIVKLASYAPLLANEDYVQWSPDMIWFNNHASWNSANYETQKLFMTNVGDRVVPSTATGTPALTGPITGAVGLSTWATTAAYDDVSVTSADGTSLLTDDFGGDASQWTHTGRGSWTVQDGQYVQTDVAAENTMVSAGDTAWHDYDLKVRATKKAGKEGFLVAFGVKDTGNYYWWNLGGWNNTTSAVEQAVDGGKSSLISKPGTIETGRTYDVEVKVRGRQVTLLLDGKEWGSFTDDKPAEPFRQVVTRDAETGDLIVKVVNAQGVAARAAIDLGGAQVRSTARVTTLAAAPDAVNTETATPVAPVKSTFSGVAEEFSYTFPANSVTFLRIKER
- a CDS encoding DUF6314 family protein, translated to MSGFLPVPDVLAHLSGHWRVLRSVRDLASGAEGEFTGTTVFSPLDGGGLPHRESGTFVWQGVPRPAERTLRFLPGPAPGTADVRFADDRPFHDLDLTTGHWRTDHPCVADLYRGEFEVHDENHWRTTWQVGGPTKDLLLITDHTREPPHRGPSSRRPAAGSSGPRGPRP
- a CDS encoding histidine phosphatase family protein, giving the protein MPLRVTFVAAARCSSLLAERFEDDRPLDQAGWDEVQRAAHELVPLAAAELRYCSPTPRSRATGDALGYAPLAQPALRDCDMGRWRGFTLGEAMAREPSAVDAWLADPHATPHGGESLIGFISRIGGWLETRPVGEGGRVVAVAEPSVLRAALVYALKAPPSSYWNMDIRPLSTVTVAGHAGRWNLRLGAAS
- a CDS encoding GNAT family N-acetyltransferase, which encodes MSDESNQGLPEGYELSDDPGRIDVGRVHHWLSTDAYWALGRPREKQEHAIRGSLNYGVYEVGSGEQVAYARVVTDRATFAWLCDVYVAPEARGKGLGTALVAGVCERLRSYGLRRVLLATHDAHGVYAKLGFEPLAKPDQWMALLLE
- a CDS encoding aminotransferase-like domain-containing protein, with the translated sequence MHERSSVAELVEQLRKELDRYSPEGKLPSSRALVQRFRVSPVTVSRALAQLAAEGLVVTRPGAGAFRARPRASGAAAVGDTSWQEVALSADGGAEPSPRTVDASGVLVSLASPPPGVIEFNGGYLHPALQPEQAMGAALSRAGRRPGVWARPPVEGVPELREWFARSIGGAITAAEVIVAAGGQSALTTALRALAPPGAPVLVESPTYPGMLAIARAAGLRPVPVPMDADGVRPALLADAFKASGARVLVCQPLFQNPTGAVLSADRRGEVLRIAREAGAFVVEDDFVRRLAHEDAGPLPRPLAADDPDGVVVHVSSLTKATSPSFRVGALAARGPVLERLRAIQVVDTFFVPRPLQEAALELVGSPAWPRHLRSVSRELKNRRNTLTSELGVRLPELALPHIPSGGYHLWLRLPDGTDEPGLVAAALRAGVAVTPGRPYFSAEPPAGHLRLSFAGVAGAGEIVEGVRRLKEAVNGSTAGP
- a CDS encoding DMT family transporter; this encodes MRAESSAIAHDSVAVGSGPESTEPRRAAPDTGHHRPRLRSGGTLQAALGVTAFSLTFPATAWGLEGFGPWSLVAVRSVLAAVIAGSCLLALRVRVPGRRHWAGLAVVAAGVVVGFPLLTTLALRTSTTAHAAVVVGLLPLTTALFSALRMGTRPSRTFWAAALAGAAAVLVFTVAQSGGALTAADLYLFGALLVCAAGYTEGGRLARLMPGWQVIGWALVLCLPLTVPGALLALSYEPVELTAHGVAGLLWVAAGSQFLGLVVWYRGMAAIGIPKASQLQLAQPLLTLVWSVLLLGEQLTPAAPLTAVAVLVCIAVTQRSSA
- a CDS encoding DUF1918 domain-containing protein — encoded protein: MQAAVGDTLLVHGRTVGHHDRTAQVLEVLGQNGNPPYRVRFEDDGHEALMSPGPDTVVRHPGDPR